From a single Capsicum annuum cultivar UCD-10X-F1 chromosome 12, UCD10Xv1.1, whole genome shotgun sequence genomic region:
- the LOC107849590 gene encoding transcription repressor OFP13 — MGKKMNLGSWQWPSCAHTKTLSFRANANNSNNIFKTINSIFLDPCSTDHHQHGVVETETTPESWFTNSSESASFSTESDETGEPLMELIIKGVRSERLFFEPNCTSSLILDEQKVNQDQNQNQEPKKLEQEEEDDVDDDDQELPFKESVALAMESEDPYLDFKKSMKEMVETNEIKDWESLQELLRWYLKMNGKINHGFIIGAFVDLLIEVSPPTCDSITCYSSAASSFSAPSSPLSLVGNKEIEEQEKGSSSS; from the coding sequence ATGGGCAAGAAAATGAATCTTGGTTCATGGCAATGGCCTTCTTGTGCACACACCAAGACTCTATCATTCAGAGCAAATgccaacaacagcaacaacatttTCAAGACTATAAATTCAATATTCTTAGACCCTTGTAGTACTGATCATCATCAACATGGGGTTGTTGAAACTGAAACAACACCAGAATCTTGGTTCACAAATTCCTCAGAATCAGCTAGTTTTTCAACAGAGTCTGATGAAACAGGTGAACCATTAATGGAGTTGATCATCAAAGGTGTTCGTTCAGAACGACTGTTTTTTGAGCCAAATTGCACTAGCTCGTTAATCTTggatgaacaaaaagtaaatcaagatcaaaaccaaaatcaagaaccaaAGAAActagaacaagaagaagaagatgatgttgatgatgatgatcaagAATTGCCATTTAAGGAAAGTGTGGCATTGGCAATGGAATCAGAGGATCCATATTTGGATTTCAAGAAATCAATGAAGGAAATGGTGGAAACAAATGAGATTAAAGATTGGGAATCTTTACAAGAGTTATTGAGATGGTACTTGAAAATGAATGGGAAAATAAATCATGGATTTATTATAGGTGCTTTTGTGGATTTGCTTATTGAGGTTTCTCCTCCTACTTGTGATTCAATTACTTGCTATTCTTCTGCTGCTTCTTCATTTTCTGCCCCTTCTTCTCCTCTGTCTTTAGTAGGAAATAAAGAGATTGAGGAACAAGAAAAAGGGAGTAGTAGTAGTTAG